ctaggttacgacagagcctggaacccagagtctctgatggcacagccgGCGCTGCAgtaccactgcgccacccgggaggccccagaTGTTTATATTCGATTATACTTCTGTAATGCTTTTTGTGGAGCGGATCATAATTACAGTTACAGTCTCAGGTTGCGTGATCCTCGCAATGTTAGGTGGAAAATACAACTAATGAGACGCAGAATGAAATGTGTATCACACTCGCACAAATGAGACCAGTTATTTTTCGTATTTGCATTTAATTTCTTTCACTAGCAAATGCAAGTGAACTGCTGGCACTttagagcccactgaatgcccATCTTAGGgtcgctaacgttagcttgaaACAATTAGTGTTTACCTTTCTGCAACACACAGTCGAAAATAGATTTGTCCATGTGTTTATGTACAGCTGACAGTCGGCAAACTCAACATCACAACAAACAGGAAGATGGGCAGACATGTCCAATAATGATGTATTAATCATCATGTCCGTTGACACAAACTCcgtacctgtctgtgtgttgcaTCTCGAGAATCAGGATGTTAGATTTACTTtattacaatgtaaaaaatagcaaTAACAAACAGGAACTATTCATTTCTGCGTACTTTTAACTCTGATCTCGTACATGGACAGAGAATTGCGTTGGTACGCAAAACGCGTGCATGTTGGCCGGTCTGCACATCCACCAACAGAGGTGCCATCATTTACTATTGACAACAGTACAGCTGGTGCATTCAATACGGTGGGGTCGGGTGCTGGGACATTCAATACGGTGGGGTCGGGTGCTGGTGCATTCAATACTGTGGGGTCGGGTGCTGGGACATTCAATACGGTGGGGTCGGGTGCTGGTGCATTCAATACGGTGGGGTCGGGTGCTGGGACATTCAATACGGTGGGGTCGGGTGCTGGGACATTCAATACGGTGGGGTCGGGTGCTGGGACATTCAATACGGTGGGGTCGGGTGCTGGGACATTCAATACGGTGGGGTCGGGTGCTGGGACATTCAATACGGTGGGGTCGGGTGCTGGGACATTCAATACGGTGGGGTCGGGTGCTGGGACATTCAATACGGTGGGGTCGGGTGCTGGGACATTCAATACGGTGGGGTCGGGTGCTGGGACATTCAATACGGTGGGGTCGGGTGCTGGGACATTCAATACGGTGGGGTCGGGTGCTGGGACATTCAATACGGTGGGGTCGGGTGCTGGGACATTCAATACGGTGGGGTCGGGTGCTGGGACATTCAATACGGTGGGGTCGGGTGCTGGGACATTCAATACGGTGGGGTCGGGTGCTGGGACATTCAATACGGTGGGGTCGGGTGCTGGGACATTCAATACGGTGGGGTCGGGTGCTGGGACATTCAATACGGTGGGGTCGGGTGCTGGGACATTCAATACGGTGGGGTCGGGTGCTGGGACATTCAATACGGTGGGGTCGGGTGCTGGGACATTCAATACGGTGGGGTCGGGTGCTGGGACATTCAATACGGTGGGGTCGGGTGCTGGGACATTCAATACGGTGGGGTCGGGTGCTGGGACATTCAATACGGTGGGGTCGGGTGCTGGGACATTCAATACGGTGGGGTCGGGTGCTGGGACATTCAATACGGTGGGGTCGGGTGCTGGGACATTCAATACGGTGGGGTCGGGTGCTGGGACATTCAATACGGTGGGGTCGGGTGCTGGGACATTCAATACGGTGGGGTCGGGTGCTGGGACATTCAATACGGTGGGGTCGGGTGCTGGGACATTCAATACGGTGGGGTCGGGTGCTGGGACATTCAATACGGTGGGGTCGGGTGCTGGGACATTCAATACGGTGGGGTCGGGTGCTGGGACATTCAATACGGTGGGGTCGGGTGCTGGGACATTCAATACGGTGGGGTCGGGTGCTGGGACAATACGGGGGACTGACCTGGTCCTCGGAGGAGCTAAGCAGGTAGTCTCCGGTGGCGTGAAGTGACAGCCCGGTCACGCTCGCCTCGTGAGCTCTCACCACCTGGACACAGTTGCCCCCGGTAACAGACCACACCCGGATGGTGCTGTCTGGAGAGGCAGAGAACACCACCGActagagaggaaagaaagacagaaaatgtaaataaattaaaTAGTGTGGAAGGAAATTAGGCAAGTTAGTTGGTGCAGGTTACAAACTAGAACACAGCACATGTTCAACCAGGTACACCGATCAAGTAAACTCCTTTACTTAGAATTTCACTGTATGCCCAATGAGGTTCTCTTAGATCCTATGTTCTAGAAGTTCCACCCAAGACAGGTGTATAGACACATATTGTTACCTGGGAGGGGTGGTAGATGACAGAGGTGACCTTCTTGGTGTGACCCTTGAGGGTGGCGATGATCTGCTCCTCCTTCTTATCAAACACAACCACGTTCTTATCAGCCCCTCCTGGCAACACAGAATACAGTCATCATGTACACTGTTTAGATATGCAAGAGGAGGGgggggattaaaaatatatatttttaaagaggGTGTTTACCAGTGAGTACTTTGTTAGTATCTGAAGGACAGAGGTCCATACACAGGATTCCTGGGACACTGGCACTATGAAGACCCTGAGAGATTCAAAAGAACAGACAGTTCAGGGCAACCTTGGATAGTACTCAGCAGCTCAGTCAGTCCAACTACAGGTTATTAGACAGACAGTAGTACTCACAGCGTGGGAAGCCACTTGTCGGTACTTGCTCAGATCCTCAGCCCTGACCAGTTCCTCTGGCACAGTCTTGCCTCTCTGGTTAGGGAGTGAGAAGGGAGGAGTGACCAAACAAAGGACTACAGGAGAGGGTATATTAAAAGATTGAGTGGTTTGATCACCCATCTGTGCAATCCTACAACGCATGAGACAACTTCCTGAATTAAAATCTGACCTTCTTTCGCTCTGTGGTAAGAACGGTGGCCTTATCTTGGAGCTGAAAACAGAGCAGCAGAGAAGCAAGAAAGATGTTAATAATCACAATTCAATTAATAACAAATCCATTCCCTTATTGGGAGGGTCACAGTGATGAGAACACACATCACAGGGGATTAGGAGAGGGGTAAAAATATCTTACCTTCTGGATGATCTCTGGGTTCATTCCCACCTGCTCACTAACCTCCATGGGCTCCCCACCTGCACCCTGCGAGAGGCAAACCAACACAGAGAAGACGAGTTAGAAAAGAGAAACAGCATGTATCCTCAGTCTCTGATGGACAGGAATCCTGTTTGATGGATGGGAATCTTGGTCAATCACTCACCCCAGTGGCTGGCTGAGAGGCAGGCATAGCCTGAGGGGCGACCAATCCGGCTTGGGGCTTCAGTGTGGCCAGGGCTGTAGAATGGGAGAATGGGAACAGAGTAAGCATTGACCTTCACAGGTCAGTGAAGAGAAGATGAGGGAGAAAAATAACTTCAGCCTATAGAGAACCCCACCAAGGCTCCCGTggctctctcttaccctctctggCTGCAGTGACTTCCTTGGTGAGACGGGCGATGACTCTGCAGGCTGCGTCATGCTGGTAGAGGGCGTGAGAGAGCTCCTGGCGAGTCGTCTGCAGCTGCTGCCTCA
The Oncorhynchus mykiss isolate Arlee chromosome 31, USDA_OmykA_1.1, whole genome shotgun sequence genome window above contains:
- the LOC110504917 gene encoding pre-mRNA-processing factor 19 isoform X3, whose amino-acid sequence is MNGQPLSEEQLIDIKVSHPIRPKAASATSIPAILKSLQDEWDAVMLHSFTLRQQLQTTRQELSHALYQHDAACRVIARLTKEVTAAREALATLKPQAGLVAPQAMPASQPATGGAGGEPMEVSEQVGMNPEIIQKLQDKATVLTTERKKRGKTVPEELVRAEDLSKYRQVASHAGLHSASVPGILCMDLCPSDTNKVLTGGADKNVVVFDKKEEQIIATLKGHTKKVTSVIYHPSQSVVFSASPDSTIRVWSVTGGNCVQVVRAHEASVTGLSLHATGDYLLSSSEDQYWAFSDIQTGRVLTKVTDEAAGVALTCAQFHPDGLIFGTGTADSQIKIWDLKERTNVANFPGHSGPVTSIAFSENGYYLATGAQDSSVKLWDLRKLKNFKTIALDNNYEVKSLVFDQSGTYLAVGGSDIRVYICKQWSEVLNFSDHSGLVTGVAFGDNAQFLSSAGMDRSLKFYSL